From the genome of Thermogutta terrifontis, one region includes:
- the hisH gene encoding imidazole glycerol phosphate synthase subunit HisH, which yields MTAPQFEPGSVTIVDYGMGNLRSVQKAFERLGLRAEVTDDPNRVMNAERLVLPGVGAFGDAMAELKRRELVKPILRFIESGRPFLGICLGLQLLFEKSYENGPIPGFGLLRGEVVRFELPHGWSVPHMGWNQVRQECPNPLMTGIPDESYFYFVHSYYVVPLDAEVVAGTTEYKIRFCSMVRQDNVFATQFHPEKSQALGLKLLANFAGLAAPTSPASSISVQP from the coding sequence ATGACGGCACCCCAATTCGAACCTGGCAGTGTCACGATCGTCGATTATGGAATGGGGAATCTGAGGAGCGTCCAAAAGGCGTTCGAAAGGCTGGGACTCCGCGCGGAGGTCACTGATGATCCAAATCGGGTGATGAATGCCGAGCGGCTTGTTCTTCCCGGCGTGGGGGCCTTCGGCGATGCGATGGCGGAGTTAAAACGGCGGGAACTCGTCAAGCCGATCCTCCGCTTCATCGAATCTGGGCGTCCCTTTCTGGGAATCTGCCTGGGACTTCAGCTCCTTTTCGAAAAAAGTTACGAGAACGGTCCAATTCCCGGTTTCGGACTGTTGCGGGGCGAGGTTGTTCGTTTTGAATTGCCGCACGGATGGAGCGTCCCGCACATGGGCTGGAATCAGGTGCGACAGGAATGCCCCAATCCACTGATGACGGGCATCCCGGACGAAAGTTACTTCTACTTTGTGCACTCGTATTACGTCGTTCCGCTGGACGCCGAAGTCGTTGCCGGGACCACCGAGTACAAAATCCGATTCTGCTCCATGGTCCGGCAGGATAATGTCTTTGCCACCCAATTTCACCCTGAGAAAAGCCAGGCCCTGGGCCTCAAACTTCTCGCCAACTTTGCCGGCCTTGCCGCCCCAACGTCACCGGCCTCCTCGATTTCGGTACAACCTTGA
- the cyaB gene encoding class IV adenylate cyclase, with protein sequence MSSTLEVEFKFREVDLPTVEKQLAGLGAVPEGIREEVDLYFAHPARDFSQTDEALRIRRIGDRNWITYKGPKIDTVSKTRDEIELPLTDGREAWERWKTLLERLGFQPVRQVAKRRKRFRLGWEGWTVEISLDEVVDLGAFVELEIVCEHEKMAVAREALTRLAAKLGLRTIERRSYLELLLQKQ encoded by the coding sequence ATGAGTTCAACGCTTGAAGTGGAATTCAAGTTCAGAGAGGTCGATCTTCCCACCGTGGAAAAACAACTCGCCGGACTTGGCGCCGTCCCGGAGGGAATCCGGGAAGAAGTGGATCTGTACTTCGCCCATCCGGCACGTGATTTTTCACAAACGGACGAAGCCCTTCGAATCCGTCGAATTGGTGATCGCAACTGGATAACGTACAAAGGCCCCAAAATCGACACGGTGTCCAAAACGCGAGACGAAATCGAGCTGCCCCTGACGGATGGTCGCGAAGCATGGGAAAGATGGAAAACCCTGCTGGAACGCCTGGGATTTCAGCCGGTTCGCCAGGTCGCCAAGCGGCGGAAAAGATTCCGCCTGGGTTGGGAAGGATGGACCGTTGAGATTTCCCTCGACGAAGTGGTGGATCTGGGAGCGTTCGTGGAACTGGAGATCGTGTGCGAACACGAGAAAATGGCGGTTGCCCGGGAAGCCCTTACCCGCCTGGCAGCAAAACTGGGCCTACGAACAATTGAACGGAGAAGCTATCTGGAATTGTTGCTCCAAAAGCAATAG
- the argS gene encoding arginine--tRNA ligase gives MNILEELRVRFRPILAQLTSDPESYLKLLRPTQDERLGDYQADLAMPLAKALRRKPREIAEEIVAALDVADMAHPPEIAGPGFINFRLRDEYLEKCLQALLEDPRLGVPPVEKVETIIIDYSAPNVAKPMHVGHIRSTVIGDAIYRTLRFVGHRVISDNHIGDWGTQFGMIIYGYRHFLDEDAYKKNPTAELARLYRLVRQLIDYQEAVQKIAELEGRLQAKEQELAGVSSNQTSAAATKMEDKKRRELQEEIEELREELEELRRKRAAVEDNPTLYEWAKAHPNIEQDVLQETAKLHAGDEENLRLWREFLPHSLDEMNRIYRRLGIRFDYTLGESFYHDRLGPLVEELVQKGLARESEGAICIFFPDIDTPMIIRKQDGAFLYATTDLATLRYRMETWNPDAILYVVDFRQSLHFRQLFAAARMMGYDRVKLVHVSFGTVLGEDGRPFKTREGDVVGLESLLDEAVRRAYQIVCANDDAKPTGPELSEEERRRIAEVVGIGALKYADLSQNRTSDYVFSYDKMLAMTGNTGTYMQYAYARIQNIFAKGGVDVTTLRKLDGPIHLKHPAERALGREILRFPEAIQLVLEDYRPNQLTGYLFSLANRFSTFYESCPVLQAADSEERQSRLLLCDLTARVIRQGLELLGIEVVNRM, from the coding sequence ATGAACATTCTGGAGGAACTGCGAGTCCGTTTTCGTCCCATTCTCGCTCAGTTGACGTCCGATCCGGAGTCCTACCTCAAGCTGCTCCGCCCTACCCAGGATGAGCGATTAGGTGATTACCAGGCCGACCTGGCGATGCCATTAGCTAAGGCGCTTCGGAGAAAGCCACGGGAGATAGCGGAAGAGATTGTGGCAGCGCTGGATGTGGCCGACATGGCCCACCCACCCGAGATCGCCGGGCCAGGATTTATCAACTTTCGACTCCGTGACGAATACCTGGAAAAGTGTTTGCAGGCCCTTCTCGAGGATCCCCGTCTGGGTGTGCCGCCGGTGGAAAAGGTGGAAACCATCATCATCGACTATTCCGCGCCCAACGTGGCCAAGCCAATGCATGTCGGCCATATCCGCTCCACGGTGATCGGCGATGCGATCTACAGGACGCTGCGTTTCGTCGGTCATCGCGTGATCAGCGATAACCACATCGGCGATTGGGGCACCCAGTTCGGCATGATCATTTACGGTTATCGCCATTTTCTTGACGAAGACGCCTACAAGAAAAACCCCACGGCGGAACTTGCCCGACTGTATCGCTTGGTGCGGCAACTCATTGATTATCAGGAAGCAGTACAAAAAATTGCGGAGCTGGAGGGGCGTTTGCAGGCAAAAGAGCAGGAACTCGCCGGGGTGAGCTCGAATCAGACCTCTGCGGCGGCCACCAAGATGGAAGATAAAAAACGTCGCGAACTCCAGGAGGAAATTGAGGAACTGCGAGAAGAGCTGGAAGAATTGCGCCGCAAACGCGCCGCCGTCGAGGACAATCCCACGCTTTACGAGTGGGCGAAAGCCCATCCCAACATCGAGCAGGACGTCCTTCAGGAAACCGCGAAGCTGCACGCGGGGGACGAAGAAAACCTCCGGTTATGGCGAGAGTTTCTACCCCACAGCCTGGACGAAATGAACCGCATTTACCGGCGATTGGGTATCCGCTTCGATTACACGCTGGGAGAGAGTTTCTATCACGATCGGCTCGGGCCACTGGTGGAAGAACTTGTTCAAAAGGGGCTCGCTCGGGAGAGCGAAGGGGCGATTTGCATCTTCTTCCCCGATATTGACACACCCATGATCATCCGCAAACAGGACGGAGCCTTCCTGTATGCCACGACGGATCTGGCGACCCTCCGCTATCGCATGGAAACCTGGAATCCAGACGCCATCCTCTATGTCGTGGATTTCCGACAGAGCCTCCATTTTCGCCAGCTTTTTGCTGCCGCTCGCATGATGGGATATGACCGGGTTAAGCTCGTTCATGTGAGTTTCGGCACCGTGCTGGGCGAGGATGGACGACCTTTCAAAACCCGTGAAGGCGACGTAGTTGGGCTGGAATCCCTGCTCGACGAAGCAGTCCGCCGAGCTTACCAGATCGTTTGCGCCAATGACGATGCCAAACCCACAGGGCCGGAATTGTCCGAGGAAGAGCGGCGTCGCATCGCGGAAGTCGTCGGGATCGGCGCCCTGAAGTACGCGGACCTCTCCCAAAACCGCACCAGTGACTACGTGTTCAGCTACGACAAGATGCTGGCCATGACCGGAAACACGGGAACTTACATGCAGTACGCCTATGCCCGGATTCAAAACATCTTCGCGAAAGGCGGGGTAGATGTGACCACGCTTCGCAAACTGGACGGCCCCATCCACCTGAAACACCCTGCCGAGCGAGCCCTAGGGCGCGAGATTCTCCGTTTTCCCGAAGCCATCCAATTGGTGCTCGAGGATTACCGTCCCAATCAGTTGACGGGCTATCTTTTCTCGCTGGCTAACCGCTTTTCCACCTTTTACGAGTCCTGTCCCGTCCTTCAGGCCGCAGACAGTGAAGAACGGCAAAGCCGGTTGCTTCTCTGTGACCTTACGGCACGGGTCATCCGCCAAGGGCTGGAACTTCTGGGAATCGAGGTGGTTAACCGTATGTAG
- a CDS encoding Hsp70 family protein yields MNAASKPVGIDLGTWKICAASLDATGHSEMVRDERGDTFLPNAVRFTETDIIVGREARSVMFLYRDEVAYWMKRELGTALYSRPIRGQKLPPEVVQACVLRRFREVLQRQIPGESRCVFAVPGHFDQWRQRAVIDAGEIAGLNGLGVVPDHVAAVLAFLEATGESIERAGSRQRMFFVFDLGGGACQMATLVLHEGVCRTLSYEVNPQLSGYDFDLRLGELVAERMLADGFSDPRGNPVLWNKLYAAVVEAKHNLSARERTYLEVELEATRFEMVISRQEFESQCADLTASLQRKLTRHLQRVSSEPGRSMVPVVTGGGGRMPVIQRVLGDVFGRSIHFTVNPEEAVARGAALYGALRLEIPCSLSKPSARARSPKEKFAQLNIESVLPFTLFLVPDWDPEAEKIVIAGEGTALPAQTVHQLVIPHPVSDALSLSLWREVASRGEKMGELLIKGPPQPTSPLTIQLEVTCKETGELAWTARRPGTTEKLEVVFIPASGLERETVTQWRETLGSAKSWAHVSDGLARTRTSADRQPEESASGSGLTGQAEASASAADSRPMATPPSRPRHPRLAAAQAQGRWTPLEIAPPPAVIPEHTPSSEFPEVENATAKLPVQKGTESVPETFPAPISEPGPLIRRNVARVTREDLLQGQPEALADSIKPINVLHGRRREISPVEGAGTRPPHEQGSPDLGISPPGSAGVRSRAAGDRVRVGFGITLPRVFVGIIGFVVSGLLGLAIGYWLVSKLFPESWILRPW; encoded by the coding sequence ATGAACGCCGCAAGTAAACCGGTCGGCATCGATCTGGGAACCTGGAAGATCTGCGCGGCCTCCCTGGACGCCACCGGCCACTCGGAGATGGTTCGCGATGAGAGGGGCGATACGTTCTTGCCCAACGCCGTTCGCTTCACAGAGACGGACATCATCGTGGGCAGGGAAGCCAGGAGCGTCATGTTTCTCTATCGTGACGAGGTGGCCTACTGGATGAAGCGGGAGCTGGGGACGGCCCTCTACAGCCGACCGATCCGTGGCCAGAAACTCCCGCCCGAGGTAGTCCAGGCCTGCGTGTTGCGACGATTTCGGGAAGTACTGCAACGGCAGATACCGGGAGAGTCACGGTGCGTTTTCGCGGTGCCAGGGCACTTTGATCAGTGGCGTCAGCGCGCGGTGATCGACGCGGGTGAGATCGCAGGCTTGAATGGATTGGGGGTCGTGCCAGACCACGTCGCTGCCGTTTTGGCGTTCCTGGAGGCGACGGGCGAAAGTATCGAGCGAGCCGGTTCCCGTCAGCGTATGTTCTTTGTTTTCGACCTTGGAGGTGGGGCCTGCCAGATGGCCACTCTCGTTCTCCACGAAGGAGTGTGCCGGACTCTTTCTTATGAAGTGAATCCGCAGCTTTCCGGATACGATTTTGACCTACGATTGGGGGAACTGGTTGCGGAACGGATGCTCGCCGACGGGTTTTCTGATCCCCGGGGCAATCCCGTTTTGTGGAACAAGCTCTATGCGGCAGTGGTGGAAGCCAAGCATAATCTGAGTGCCCGGGAACGGACGTACCTGGAGGTGGAACTCGAGGCCACCCGTTTTGAAATGGTCATCAGCCGCCAGGAATTCGAGAGCCAGTGCGCTGATCTGACTGCTTCTCTGCAGCGCAAGCTCACCCGTCATCTGCAGCGAGTGTCATCCGAACCGGGTCGGTCGATGGTGCCGGTTGTGACGGGTGGGGGGGGCCGCATGCCGGTGATTCAGCGAGTTTTAGGTGACGTCTTCGGGCGGAGTATCCACTTCACAGTCAACCCGGAAGAAGCAGTCGCCCGGGGAGCCGCCCTCTATGGCGCCCTGCGTTTGGAAATCCCGTGCTCTCTGTCCAAGCCTTCCGCCCGTGCGAGGTCTCCAAAAGAAAAGTTTGCTCAGTTGAATATCGAGAGCGTTCTCCCCTTCACGCTCTTTCTGGTCCCCGATTGGGATCCGGAAGCGGAAAAAATCGTCATCGCAGGCGAGGGCACGGCTCTTCCGGCTCAAACCGTACATCAGCTCGTCATTCCCCATCCGGTGAGCGATGCGCTCAGTCTCTCCCTGTGGAGAGAGGTTGCTTCTCGCGGCGAAAAGATGGGCGAGTTACTGATCAAAGGGCCTCCGCAACCGACAAGTCCTTTGACTATTCAGCTCGAAGTGACCTGTAAGGAAACCGGGGAGTTGGCGTGGACCGCCCGACGGCCTGGCACGACGGAAAAATTGGAGGTCGTGTTTATTCCGGCGTCAGGTTTGGAGCGGGAAACCGTCACCCAGTGGCGGGAAACACTTGGCTCGGCGAAGTCGTGGGCTCATGTTTCCGACGGGTTGGCCAGGACGCGAACTTCGGCGGATCGGCAGCCGGAGGAAAGCGCATCAGGCTCAGGTCTTACAGGCCAGGCGGAAGCCAGCGCTTCGGCAGCCGATTCACGCCCGATGGCGACGCCGCCATCCCGACCACGTCACCCGCGATTGGCCGCGGCTCAGGCACAGGGCCGATGGACGCCCCTGGAAATCGCGCCGCCACCCGCCGTTATCCCGGAACATACTCCTTCTTCCGAGTTTCCCGAGGTTGAGAATGCGACGGCCAAGTTACCGGTGCAGAAAGGAACGGAAAGCGTGCCGGAAACCTTTCCTGCACCAATATCCGAGCCTGGTCCACTGATTCGACGGAATGTCGCTCGCGTCACGCGGGAAGATCTCCTTCAAGGCCAGCCGGAGGCACTTGCCGATTCAATAAAGCCGATCAACGTTTTGCACGGGCGACGCAGGGAAATTTCGCCAGTGGAAGGGGCGGGAACCCGACCGCCCCACGAACAGGGCAGTCCAGATCTGGGGATCTCTCCACCGGGTTCGGCAGGCGTGCGATCACGGGCAGCTGGCGATCGTGTTCGAGTGGGGTTTGGGATCACACTTCCGCGTGTCTTTGTCGGTATTATCGGATTTGTTGTCTCGGGACTGCTCGGGCTGGCAATCGGGTACTGGCTGGTCAGCAAATTGTTTCCCGAAAGCTGGATCCTTCGGCCATGGTAA
- the rsfS gene encoding ribosome silencing factor: MNDYDNAMPAIETTTSLERALLAARTAEEHRGQDIVILDMRELTTFFDFFVIVSGTSRRQLHAMSEHIDEALTQQGARRLGMEGFGESRWILLDYGDVVVHLFDPETRRYYALEDLWSHARQIPFSPGGDGSARMASV; this comes from the coding sequence GTGAACGACTACGACAACGCGATGCCGGCCATCGAAACCACAACGTCTTTGGAGCGGGCACTTCTGGCGGCACGGACAGCCGAGGAACATCGTGGGCAGGACATTGTCATCCTCGACATGCGGGAGCTGACCACGTTTTTTGATTTCTTCGTGATCGTTTCGGGAACCAGTCGCCGTCAGCTCCACGCCATGAGTGAACACATCGACGAAGCCCTCACCCAGCAAGGGGCTCGGCGGCTTGGGATGGAGGGGTTTGGGGAAAGTCGATGGATCCTGCTGGACTACGGAGACGTGGTTGTCCATCTCTTCGACCCGGAAACCCGCCGCTATTACGCCCTCGAAGATCTCTGGTCGCATGCCCGTCAGATCCCCTTCTCCCCCGGGGGTGACGGTTCCGCGAGAATGGCGTCCGTGTGA
- a CDS encoding MFS transporter gives MQDIPPLDASRKGCQERDSRPRTQCAPDPASHRANLWLLIFHQIIFRVGWTFKTESVVLPGFLDFLVGPGAGVYRGFLPILNRAGQGVFPIFLARLMDHVPTKRFTLVIFSALLAIPLGLMAVLALGHGEIGRRNAAVTFLAVYFLFSGIYGLYQVAFNTVQGKLIRPDYRGRLMSYSTFWGTIPAVLVGFLLLRSWLSGNFPHYDIIFAASACLFIFSGVLCLLLREPVRNETGHEVTTVSFWEPFIRSFRTRPGLRGLWLVGMVYSFSLALVPHYQAFARERLHISADQQYLWVIAQSASVGVFSILVGWLADRFGNRLTFALLVFCSAMTPAWCLAMLHLPRNWVESGIWFTFLTLAFTTLTPRLAVNYALELVPAQEHAVATAGLQVAITLPLLASPLWGWIIELWGFERLLHAAIVVISLAGAMSIFLPEPRTSLHAKLPSKIIPGEE, from the coding sequence ATGCAGGACATTCCCCCTTTGGATGCGAGCAGAAAGGGTTGTCAGGAAAGGGATTCTCGCCCCCGCACCCAGTGCGCGCCCGATCCTGCTTCGCACAGGGCAAATCTCTGGTTACTCATTTTTCATCAAATCATTTTTCGCGTGGGGTGGACATTCAAAACCGAGAGCGTCGTCCTTCCCGGATTTCTGGATTTTCTCGTCGGTCCCGGGGCGGGCGTTTACCGGGGATTCTTGCCGATTCTCAATCGCGCGGGCCAGGGCGTCTTCCCCATCTTCCTTGCCAGGTTGATGGACCACGTTCCCACCAAGCGGTTCACACTCGTTATCTTTTCCGCGTTGCTCGCTATTCCGCTCGGACTGATGGCCGTTCTGGCCTTGGGACATGGGGAGATCGGTCGCCGCAACGCCGCCGTGACATTCCTTGCGGTTTATTTTCTTTTTTCCGGCATCTACGGCCTGTACCAGGTCGCGTTCAATACTGTCCAGGGAAAACTCATCCGCCCGGATTACCGCGGCCGACTGATGAGCTATTCCACGTTCTGGGGAACGATTCCAGCAGTCCTCGTGGGATTCTTATTACTGCGGTCCTGGTTGTCGGGAAATTTTCCCCATTACGATATCATTTTCGCGGCCAGCGCCTGCCTGTTCATTTTTTCGGGAGTTCTGTGCCTGCTTTTACGTGAACCAGTCAGGAACGAAACCGGGCACGAGGTGACCACCGTCAGCTTTTGGGAACCGTTCATCAGGTCATTTCGGACTCGGCCCGGATTGAGAGGTCTCTGGCTTGTCGGTATGGTGTACAGCTTTTCTCTCGCGCTGGTCCCGCACTACCAGGCATTCGCCCGAGAGCGCCTCCACATTTCCGCCGACCAGCAATACCTCTGGGTCATCGCCCAGAGCGCGAGCGTCGGCGTGTTCAGCATCCTTGTGGGCTGGCTGGCCGATCGATTCGGAAATCGCCTGACGTTCGCCCTCCTCGTGTTTTGTTCGGCCATGACACCGGCCTGGTGCCTGGCGATGCTCCACCTTCCCCGAAACTGGGTGGAAAGCGGAATCTGGTTCACGTTTCTCACTCTGGCATTCACTACTCTTACGCCGCGTCTGGCCGTCAATTACGCGCTGGAGTTGGTCCCAGCCCAGGAGCATGCAGTGGCTACGGCAGGACTTCAGGTGGCCATCACGCTTCCCCTTCTGGCATCTCCCCTCTGGGGCTGGATCATCGAACTGTGGGGATTCGAAAGACTGCTCCATGCCGCCATTGTGGTGATTTCCCTGGCCGGAGCCATGAGTATCTTCCTGCCCGAACCGCGCACCAGCCTCCACGCCAAACTGCCGTCTAAAATAATCCCGGGCGAGGAATAA
- the acs gene encoding acetate--CoA ligase alpha subunit: MSIENLHKIFNPHRVAVIGASDTPTSVGYTVLRNLVGSGFRGVVYPVNPKREAVQGIHAYKDVASLPNPPDLAVICTPAKTVPGLIRELGMAGTKGIVIISAGFREIGEEGRKLENQVLEEQAKFPGMRIIGPNCLGIIVPGISLNASFAAATPPKGHIGFISQSGALCTSVLDWAIDQGIGFSYFVSVGNMIDVTIADLIDYFGSQTETQSIILYIESITEAREFMSAARAFARTKPIVAFKSGRFAESAAAAASHTGAMAGVDAVYEAAFQRAGIERIFQIEDMFDCAELLARQQPPKGDRVAIVTNAGGPGVMTTDALIALGGHLAELSEETMQKLNEFLPPFWSHNNPVDVLGDAPPERYAKAIDVVAADPNVDAVFVILTPQAMTDSTGTARAVAEIAKKHKKPILGAWMGGRTVAEGMQILSENNIPCYTTPEKAVRAFMHLVSYARNLSLLHETPRDIPVSFSFDRQRLRGVFESLLTEGAEILTESVSKAFLEAYGIPVTKPYLARTADQAVEIAKRIGFPVVMKIHSPQITHKTDVGGVLLNIANEQAVREGFEKLVRRAQEKRPDAQILGCTVQQMVSYPNSFELIIGTKRDPVFGSVIMVGMGGVAAEVFRDYALALPPLNETLARRALESLKSWPLLRGYRGRPGVNIDKLIEVLMRFSYLVADYPEIKELDVNPLLVTPEDVIALDARVVVDRDILAHGVRPYAHLAIRPYPEEFVTERKLKDGTRVILRPIKPEDEPMWHELLASCSTQSIWFRFSYLFKQTTHEMAARYCFIDYDREMAIVAEVEEDGQRKLIGVGRLVADANHEVAEYAVLVADRWHGRGLGGLLTDYCLEVAKRWGIKKVVAETSKDNARMLATFRNRGFEFNEKADQDVVLVTKTIA; encoded by the coding sequence GTGAGTATCGAAAACCTGCATAAGATCTTCAATCCGCATCGCGTGGCGGTCATCGGTGCCAGCGATACCCCCACCAGCGTCGGTTACACGGTGCTGCGGAATCTAGTGGGATCGGGGTTCCGCGGGGTGGTTTACCCGGTTAATCCCAAGCGGGAGGCCGTCCAGGGGATTCATGCTTATAAAGATGTAGCGAGTTTGCCCAATCCGCCAGATCTGGCCGTCATTTGCACGCCGGCGAAAACCGTGCCCGGGCTCATCCGCGAATTAGGGATGGCCGGCACAAAGGGGATCGTCATCATCTCCGCCGGTTTCCGGGAAATTGGGGAAGAAGGCCGCAAACTGGAAAACCAGGTGCTGGAAGAACAGGCCAAATTCCCTGGCATGAGGATTATCGGGCCGAACTGTTTGGGGATCATTGTCCCCGGCATTTCCCTAAACGCGAGTTTCGCCGCAGCGACTCCGCCTAAGGGACATATCGGGTTCATCTCCCAATCGGGCGCGCTGTGCACCTCGGTGCTGGACTGGGCCATCGATCAGGGAATTGGATTTTCCTATTTTGTGTCGGTCGGCAATATGATCGACGTGACAATTGCCGATCTGATCGACTACTTTGGTTCCCAGACAGAAACCCAGTCCATCATTCTTTACATCGAGTCCATCACGGAAGCCCGGGAATTCATGTCGGCAGCCCGGGCATTCGCCCGCACGAAGCCAATTGTGGCCTTCAAATCGGGCCGATTTGCGGAATCAGCGGCGGCAGCGGCCTCGCACACCGGGGCAATGGCGGGTGTCGATGCGGTGTATGAGGCGGCGTTCCAACGGGCGGGCATCGAGCGGATCTTTCAGATCGAAGACATGTTCGACTGTGCCGAGCTTCTCGCCCGGCAGCAACCGCCCAAGGGTGACCGCGTCGCCATTGTCACGAATGCCGGCGGTCCGGGCGTCATGACGACCGATGCCCTCATTGCGCTGGGTGGTCATCTGGCGGAACTTTCCGAAGAAACCATGCAGAAGCTCAACGAGTTTCTGCCGCCATTCTGGTCGCACAATAACCCGGTGGATGTGCTGGGAGACGCACCGCCCGAACGCTACGCCAAGGCGATCGATGTGGTGGCCGCCGATCCCAACGTGGATGCGGTGTTCGTCATCCTTACCCCTCAGGCAATGACGGACTCCACTGGCACGGCCCGGGCGGTGGCGGAAATCGCAAAGAAACACAAAAAGCCGATTCTCGGCGCATGGATGGGTGGACGAACTGTCGCCGAGGGGATGCAGATTCTCAGTGAAAACAACATCCCCTGCTACACAACTCCCGAAAAGGCGGTTCGCGCGTTCATGCATTTGGTATCCTACGCGCGGAATCTTTCGCTGCTCCACGAAACGCCTCGCGACATCCCGGTGTCATTCTCCTTTGATCGCCAGCGACTCCGCGGCGTTTTCGAAAGCCTGCTGACCGAGGGTGCGGAAATCCTGACGGAAAGCGTGTCCAAGGCCTTCCTGGAAGCCTATGGGATTCCCGTCACCAAGCCCTACCTCGCTCGCACGGCGGATCAGGCCGTGGAAATTGCCAAGCGAATTGGCTTCCCGGTCGTAATGAAAATTCACTCGCCGCAGATCACCCACAAGACCGACGTGGGCGGTGTGCTTCTCAATATCGCCAACGAACAGGCCGTTCGCGAGGGCTTCGAAAAGCTGGTGCGGCGTGCCCAGGAAAAGCGGCCGGATGCGCAGATCCTCGGCTGCACCGTCCAGCAAATGGTGAGTTACCCGAACAGTTTCGAGCTGATCATCGGAACGAAGCGGGATCCCGTGTTCGGATCGGTGATCATGGTGGGAATGGGTGGTGTGGCGGCCGAGGTGTTCCGCGACTACGCCCTTGCCCTTCCGCCGCTTAATGAAACGCTTGCCCGGCGGGCGCTGGAATCCCTCAAGTCGTGGCCATTGCTCCGCGGTTATCGTGGTCGGCCGGGCGTCAACATCGATAAGCTCATTGAAGTGCTTATGCGGTTTTCCTACCTGGTGGCAGACTATCCAGAAATCAAGGAGCTGGACGTCAACCCGCTTCTTGTCACACCGGAAGATGTCATCGCCCTCGACGCCCGTGTCGTCGTTGATCGCGATATCCTGGCTCACGGCGTCCGGCCGTATGCCCATCTTGCAATTCGGCCTTATCCGGAGGAATTTGTCACCGAGCGAAAACTCAAGGACGGGACGCGCGTCATCCTCCGGCCGATCAAGCCGGAAGACGAACCGATGTGGCACGAACTCCTGGCGAGCTGCTCCACGCAATCGATCTGGTTCCGCTTCAGCTATCTGTTCAAACAGACCACGCACGAGATGGCCGCCCGATATTGCTTCATTGACTATGACCGGGAAATGGCCATCGTGGCGGAAGTGGAAGAGGATGGCCAGCGGAAACTGATCGGGGTGGGGCGACTCGTCGCCGATGCCAACCACGAAGTTGCGGAATACGCGGTCCTGGTAGCCGATCGCTGGCACGGGCGAGGTCTGGGCGGTTTGCTCACCGACTACTGCCTGGAGGTGGCCAAGCGGTGGGGCATCAAGAAAGTCGTGGCCGAAACATCCAAGGATAACGCACGGATGCTGGCCACTTTCCGTAACCGTGGCTTTGAGTTCAATGAAAAGGCCGATCAGGACGTCGTTCTGGTGACCAAAACAATCGCCTGA
- a CDS encoding serine/threonine protein kinase, whose product MVLKLLQSLFGRSSKGIKPRKKVDIAARFKILREGVAGTMSKFYVAMDRERGEIVGLKICDPQKTAAYEARFKGLNKPSEGEIATLFVHPYIVMTYEYGWTTNDEPYLVMEYLEGGGLNGHLVAKSPFLFQRPLLPYIRQVAEAVAVVHEAGFIHRDICPRNLMFNRDFSILKLTDFGLSVPATPPFMAPGNRSGTPNYMAPELVRRYPTDQRLDVFSFGVSMYELLTFELPWERGTTGMAAMAHDKPPADIRRYRPQIHPDLAAAIHACIEPNKEKRCPSMRRFLEMIAHLESTDL is encoded by the coding sequence ATGGTACTTAAGCTCCTTCAATCCTTATTCGGACGCTCTTCCAAAGGCATCAAGCCCCGGAAGAAGGTCGATATTGCCGCCCGATTCAAAATCCTCCGAGAAGGCGTGGCGGGAACGATGTCCAAGTTCTATGTGGCGATGGACCGCGAACGGGGCGAAATCGTAGGCCTGAAAATTTGCGATCCCCAAAAAACAGCCGCGTACGAAGCCCGCTTTAAAGGCCTCAATAAACCCAGCGAAGGCGAAATCGCCACACTCTTCGTCCACCCCTACATCGTGATGACCTACGAATACGGGTGGACAACGAATGACGAACCCTATCTGGTCATGGAGTATCTTGAGGGCGGCGGTTTGAATGGCCATCTCGTGGCGAAAAGTCCGTTTTTGTTCCAACGGCCTCTCTTGCCGTATATCCGACAGGTGGCAGAAGCCGTGGCCGTCGTTCATGAAGCCGGCTTCATTCACCGCGATATCTGTCCCCGCAACCTCATGTTCAATCGGGACTTCAGCATTCTCAAACTGACCGACTTCGGTCTGAGCGTACCAGCCACACCGCCGTTCATGGCGCCGGGAAACCGCAGCGGAACACCCAACTACATGGCGCCTGAGTTGGTGCGGCGTTACCCCACCGATCAACGTCTGGATGTTTTCTCGTTCGGAGTGAGCATGTACGAGCTGCTCACATTCGAACTCCCATGGGAGCGGGGCACAACCGGCATGGCGGCCATGGCGCATGATAAGCCGCCAGCGGATATTCGACGTTATCGGCCACAGATCCATCCCGACCTGGCGGCGGCCATCCATGCCTGCATTGAACCCAATAAAGAAAAGCGGTGTCCTTCCATGAGACGGTTTTTGGAAATGATCGCGCACCTGGAATCAACTGATTTGTGA